One window from the genome of Sebastes umbrosus isolate fSebUmb1 chromosome 12, fSebUmb1.pri, whole genome shotgun sequence encodes:
- the LOC119498171 gene encoding ciliogenesis-associated TTC17-interacting protein yields the protein MMEAPLEDETPAGAAAGIEGLELGEELKASDEANTFMSSIEPAELLKCVFPDSLVTVSEGSRDLGKFSVTVEFARRVQQPCMLLHAKSQGAIDDSPCGTTVMAYLTTDLEVLEEDFHEYVKLEGHSLDKRRHMVQHDGQMVINKVTTVGEETTKESVSYPMCVLRGLVTEGSSLLLMRLIALRKMVPEHMTFISFDQGLHIIHTTFSELGLKQLKVGGEDVEVFGVERIVHSVEDSPTTWQCYFLADGHMASRVQVGSPVTMRLLQLPSQLEKGFEKVPLVWEEDMQMRSKFLDRKEELKADHASYLRQHPEIRALVSDFLQFLLLRKPDDVFQFAREYFLPFASRRPPEPSLEASSL from the exons ATGATGGAAGCCCCGCTGGAAGACGAGACACCAGCCGGAGCCGCAGCGGGGATTGAGGGACTCGAACTCGGAGAGGAGCTGAAAGCCTCTGACGAAGCGAACACGTTCATGTCCAGCATTG AGCCTGCAGAGCTGCtgaagtgtgtgtttccagACTCTCTGGTGACTGTGTCAGAGGGCAGCCGGGACCTGGGGAAGTTCAGTGTGACGGTGGAGTTTGCCCGAAGAGTCCAGCAGCCGTGTATGCTACTGCATGCTAAGAGCCAGGGAGCCATCGATGACTCCCCCTGTGGAACtacagtgatgg CCTACCTAACCACGGACCTGGAGGTGCTGGAGGAAGATTTCCATGAGTATGTCAAG CTTGAGGGCCACAGTTTGGACAAGAGGCGTCACATGGTGCAGCATGACGGGCAGATggtgatcaataaagttaccaCTGTAGGAGAG gagACGACGAAGGAGAGCGTTTCTTATCCCATGTGTGTCCTACGAGGGCTGGTTACCGAGGGGTCCAGCTTGCTGCTGATGCGCCTCATCGCTCTGAGGAAGATGGTGCCAGAACACATGACCTTCATCTCCTTCGACCAGGGATTACACATCATCCACACCACTTTT AGCGAGCTGGGTCTGAAGCAGCTGAAGGTTGGGGGTGAGGACGTGGAGGTATTTGGGGTGGAGAGGATTGTTCACTCTGTGGAGGACAGCCCCACTACCTGGCAGTGCTACTTCCTGGCTGATGG GCACATGGCCAGCAGAGTGCAGGTGGGATCACCGGTCACCAtgaggctgctgcagctgcCATCACAGCTAGAAAAAG gttTTGAGAAGGTCCCTCTGGTTTGGGAAGAAGACATGCAGATGCGCTCCAAGTTCTTGGACAGAAAG GAGGAGCTGAAGGCGGACCATGCCTCCTACCTGAGACAGCATCCAGAGATCCGTGCGCTCGTATCTGACTTCCTGCAGTTTTTGCTGCTGAGGAAACCAGATGACGTCTTCCAGTTTGCCAGAGAGTACTTCCTCCCTTTTGCCTCCCGCCGTCCTCCAGAACCAAGCCTGGAAGCCTCCTCACTCTGA
- the casp8 gene encoding caspase-8 isoform X2: MDRLKLSSIDEELESSEVAALCFLCRDVVNKKRLEGIEDAKKLFLRLEEKGLLDNHLFLRQLLQTIGRADLLNFLETDSRRPEETDANPMLSEYRVMLYKVYADMTNENFEKMKFLLSDKLGRRQIETCKTALDVFAEMEKNADLLSNTNLRALHATLLQFDQQLALTIQRYMDGVTHLPPQNRSVDGGASVCPDAAPHIEPTTLPDHTDYYALTNKPRGLCVVINNEEFLPGLKDRQGSRQDAKSLDTVFTSLGFNVVTHNNLTAGDMRRELQQLGSRNFLDDDALVVCVLSHGEEECVFGTDGQKVYLRELTKPFTSFGAPTLAGKPKLFFIQACQGSGYQRGSVPCPPRPRQEEDEQSRLEEDAGPVRGETVPWGADFLLGMATVPECKSFRNTVTGSIYIQQLCAQLTRSAKSPERDDILTVLTRVNREVSKGEYLNYKQMPEPKYTLTKKLVLDFV, translated from the exons ATGGATAGGCTGAAGCTGTCTAGCATAGATGAGGAGCTGGAGTCCTCTGAGGTGGCAGCTCTCTGCTTCTTGTGTCGGGATGTTGTCAACAAGAAACGCCTGGAGGGG ATCGAGGATGCAAAAAAGCTGTTCTTGAGACTAGAAGAAAAAGGTCTGCTGGACAACCATCTCTTCCTTCGTCAGCTGCTCCAAACTATCGGTCGAGCAGATCTCCTCAACTTCCTGGAGACAGACAGCAGGCGACCAGAAGAAACCGATGCAAATCCCATGCTGTCAGAATACAG GGTGATGCTGTACAAAGTATACGCTGACATGACTAACGAAAATTTTGAAAAGATGAAGTTTCTTTTGAGCGACAAGCTGGGCAGAAGACAAATTGAGACATGCAAA ACAGCACTGGATGTGTTTGCTGAAATGGAAAAGAATGCTGACTTACTGTCGAACACAAATCTTCGTGCGCTGCATGCAACACTGCTTCAGTTTGATCAACAACTGGCATTGACTATACAGCGCTACATGGACG GGGTAACCCACCTGCCTCCTCAAAACAGATCTG tagatggAGGAGCGAGCGTGTGCCCCGATGCAGCACCACATATAGAGCCCACCACTCTTCCTGATCAC ACAGACTACTACGCCCTGACTAATAAACCACGCGGTTTGTGTGTGGTCATCAATAATGAGGAGTTCCTCCCTGGCCTGAAAGATCGACAAGGGTCTCGGCAGGATGCGA AGTCTCTGGATACAGTGTTCACCAGCCTCGGTTTTAATGTGGTGACACACAACAACTTGACTGCAGGAGACATGCGACGTGAACTACAACAGCTGGGCTCAAGGAACTTCTTGGATGATGATGCCTTG GTGGTATGCGTGCTTAGCCATGGAGAAGAGGAATGTGTCTTTGGTACTGATGGGCAGAAGGTGTACTTGCGAGAGCTGACAAAGCCCTTCACCAGCTTTGGAGCTCCCACCTTGGCAGGGAAGCCCAAACTGTTCTTCATCCAAGCGTGTCAGGGAAGCGGCTACCAGAGAGGATCCGTGCCGTGTCCCCCGAGGCCaagacaggaggaggacgaaCAGAGCCGCCTGGAGGAAGATGCAGGTCCTGTGCGTGGCGAGACGGTGCCTTGGGGTGCTGACTTCCTGCTGGGCATGGCCACCGTGCCAGAGTGCAAGTCGTTTCGAAACACTGTCACAGGCTCCATCTACATCCAGCAGCTGTGCGCGCAGCTGACGAGGTCAGCAAAAAG CCCAGAGAGGGATGATATTCTCACAGTGCTGACACGTGTGAACAGGGAGGTCAGCAAAGGAGAATATTTAAACTACAAGCAAATGCCAGAGCCCAAGTACACCCTCACCAAGAAGCTCGTCCTCGATTTTGTGTGA
- the casp8 gene encoding caspase-8 isoform X1, translating into MDRLKLSSIDEELESSEVAALCFLCRDVVNKKRLEGIEDAKKLFLRLEEKGLLDNHLFLRQLLQTIGRADLLNFLETDSRRPEETDANPMLSEYRVMLYKVYADMTNENFEKMKFLLSDKLGRRQIETCKTALDVFAEMEKNADLLSNTNLRALHATLLQFDQQLALTIQRYMDGVTHLPPQNRSAHVSVDYQRVNNPRQPTQPIDVSMPVTQPGDGGASVCPDAAPHIEPTTLPDHTDYYALTNKPRGLCVVINNEEFLPGLKDRQGSRQDAKSLDTVFTSLGFNVVTHNNLTAGDMRRELQQLGSRNFLDDDALVVCVLSHGEEECVFGTDGQKVYLRELTKPFTSFGAPTLAGKPKLFFIQACQGSGYQRGSVPCPPRPRQEEDEQSRLEEDAGPVRGETVPWGADFLLGMATVPECKSFRNTVTGSIYIQQLCAQLTRSAKSPERDDILTVLTRVNREVSKGEYLNYKQMPEPKYTLTKKLVLDFV; encoded by the exons ATGGATAGGCTGAAGCTGTCTAGCATAGATGAGGAGCTGGAGTCCTCTGAGGTGGCAGCTCTCTGCTTCTTGTGTCGGGATGTTGTCAACAAGAAACGCCTGGAGGGG ATCGAGGATGCAAAAAAGCTGTTCTTGAGACTAGAAGAAAAAGGTCTGCTGGACAACCATCTCTTCCTTCGTCAGCTGCTCCAAACTATCGGTCGAGCAGATCTCCTCAACTTCCTGGAGACAGACAGCAGGCGACCAGAAGAAACCGATGCAAATCCCATGCTGTCAGAATACAG GGTGATGCTGTACAAAGTATACGCTGACATGACTAACGAAAATTTTGAAAAGATGAAGTTTCTTTTGAGCGACAAGCTGGGCAGAAGACAAATTGAGACATGCAAA ACAGCACTGGATGTGTTTGCTGAAATGGAAAAGAATGCTGACTTACTGTCGAACACAAATCTTCGTGCGCTGCATGCAACACTGCTTCAGTTTGATCAACAACTGGCATTGACTATACAGCGCTACATGGACG GGGTAACCCACCTGCCTCCTCAAAACAGATCTGCTCATGTCAGCGTGGATTACcag AGGGTCAACAACCCCCGTCAGCCAACACAACCTATCGATGTGTCGATGCCTGTGACTCAGCCCGGCG atggAGGAGCGAGCGTGTGCCCCGATGCAGCACCACATATAGAGCCCACCACTCTTCCTGATCAC ACAGACTACTACGCCCTGACTAATAAACCACGCGGTTTGTGTGTGGTCATCAATAATGAGGAGTTCCTCCCTGGCCTGAAAGATCGACAAGGGTCTCGGCAGGATGCGA AGTCTCTGGATACAGTGTTCACCAGCCTCGGTTTTAATGTGGTGACACACAACAACTTGACTGCAGGAGACATGCGACGTGAACTACAACAGCTGGGCTCAAGGAACTTCTTGGATGATGATGCCTTG GTGGTATGCGTGCTTAGCCATGGAGAAGAGGAATGTGTCTTTGGTACTGATGGGCAGAAGGTGTACTTGCGAGAGCTGACAAAGCCCTTCACCAGCTTTGGAGCTCCCACCTTGGCAGGGAAGCCCAAACTGTTCTTCATCCAAGCGTGTCAGGGAAGCGGCTACCAGAGAGGATCCGTGCCGTGTCCCCCGAGGCCaagacaggaggaggacgaaCAGAGCCGCCTGGAGGAAGATGCAGGTCCTGTGCGTGGCGAGACGGTGCCTTGGGGTGCTGACTTCCTGCTGGGCATGGCCACCGTGCCAGAGTGCAAGTCGTTTCGAAACACTGTCACAGGCTCCATCTACATCCAGCAGCTGTGCGCGCAGCTGACGAGGTCAGCAAAAAG CCCAGAGAGGGATGATATTCTCACAGTGCTGACACGTGTGAACAGGGAGGTCAGCAAAGGAGAATATTTAAACTACAAGCAAATGCCAGAGCCCAAGTACACCCTCACCAAGAAGCTCGTCCTCGATTTTGTGTGA